One part of the Paroedura picta isolate Pp20150507F chromosome 5, Ppicta_v3.0, whole genome shotgun sequence genome encodes these proteins:
- the LOC143837176 gene encoding zinc finger protein 574-like isoform X2 has product MEEDLASLFFQQQYMCSECGCLYNTLEEVLIHQEGHITEPQELPSATTTTTSVDAESQRGSRYQCLECGCVLFSPDELLAHQEVHPREVPSQPPPLSASTGQIRYQCNECNKLFPSTSLWLVHRQTHQKQEATGESRPSARASCQTVASSPPHLPALQPSPLDSPPPSQPELPIHPYECSECARLFPTPEELLEHQGEHFTEIEKESGEVSEATIQETGSPHASPAPGPKETPPAIPPALAFHCGECQQAFSTLEELRRHQQDHLSSNEEFLCGECQRGFTTAKRLLAHQRVHVDGTYECPNCNKIFKKAASLEQHMRIHKGEALYLCMDCGLGFSTEMTLIVHRKSHTANPLHRCHCGKTFSNMTKFLYHRRTHAGKSGVPPVRGVGDQVPSQPPEAPAVAESTVNGSCSSSPSAGIAAEAPSAGFLCPQCGKAFSTHIRMVRHKRVVHVLERKHKCPTCSKKFKKLVHVRNHLRTHTGERPFQCSECGKTFVSQANLARHHVTHTGERPYQCQVCDKRFTQSSNLRQHRLLHAAPNGEGPQSALHRMSHAGCLAFSCPDCDKCFPRRHLLELHQLSHSGQEPQRCPDCGALFVLTSKSQEHRCSRRREHSAAQAYPCLSCGKYMGSLAKLAMHQLVHSGQRPHLCPICGKSFTTASGLSRHQQRHAGLRPHKCPVCAKSFVAASGLQLHQRIHTGERPFPCPDCGKAFRQATHLQEHRRLHTGERPYLCPDCGKAFVQSMHLVDHRRIHTGERPHPCPVCPKTFKTLSNLRSHRKTHTQLVVNQGMLQSAGSFTANAQPTYAIMCTEFGETIAIIESAEPLPLGGTIEIYEATLEDNIQVNAFV; this is encoded by the coding sequence ATGGAAGAAGATCTGGCTTCTCTGTTCTTCCAGCAACAATATATGTGCTCTGAGTGTGGGTGTCTCTACAACACTTTGGAAGAAGTGCTGATCCACCAGGAGGGACACATAACAGAGCCCCAAGAGCTCCCTtcggccaccaccaccaccacttcagTGGATGCTGAGTCCCAGCGGGGCAGCCGTTATCAGTGCCTGGAGTGTGGGTGTGTCCTCTTCTCACCTGACGAACTGTTAGCCCACCAGGAAGTTCACCCCCGGGAGGTTCCAAGCCAGCCCCCACCCCTGTCGGCTTCCACAGGACAGATCCGCTACCAGTGTAACGAGTGTAACAAGCTTTTCCCCTCCACAAGCCTGTGGCTGGTGCACAggcaaacacaccagaagcaaGAGGCCACGGGGGAGTCCCGGCCGTCAGCCCGGGCATCCTGCCAGACAGTTGCTTCCTCGCCTCCTCACCTACCTGCTCTACAACCCTCCCCTTTAGattccccacctccttcccaaCCTGAGCTGCCCATTCATCCCTACGAGTGCTCAGAGTGCGCCCGCCTCTTCCCGACTCCAGAGGAATTGCTAGAGCACCAAGGCGAGCATTTCACGGAGATCGAGAAAGAAAGCGGGGAGGTGTCCGAGGCTACAATCCAGGAAACTGGCAGTCCACATGCCTCCCCAGCGCCAGGCCCCAAAGAGACTCCGCCAGCCATTCCCCCTGCTCTGGCTTTCCACTGCGGCGAATGCCAGCAGGCCTTCAGTACGCTGGAAGAGCTGCGGCGGCACCAGCAGGATCACCTCAGCAGCAATGAGGAGTTCCTGTGTGGCGAGTGCCAGCGTGGCTTCACCACTGCGAAGCGGCTGTTAGCTCACCAGCGGGTCCACGTGGATGGCACTTACGAATGCCCCAACTGCAACAAGATCTTCAAAAAGGCTGCATCCCTGGAGCAGCACATGCGCATCCACAAAGGTGAGGCGCTCTACCTCTGCATGGACTGCGGACTTGGCTTCTCCACCGAGATGACCTTGATTGTGCACCGCAAGAGCCACACGGCTAACCCCTTGCACCGCTGCCACTGTGGCAAAACCTTCAGCAACATGACGAAGTTTCTGTACCACCGTCGCACCCATGCTGGGAAGAGCGGGGTCCCTCCTGTTCGCGGGGTGGGCGACCAGGTACCTAGCCAGCCTCCTGAGGCCCCAGCCGTGGCTGAGTCCACCGTGAACGGCTCTTGCTCCTCCTCTCCTAGCGCAGGGATCGCTGCAGAGGCACCCAGTGCTGGCTTCCTGTGCCCTCAGTGCGGAAAGGCCTTTTCCACCCACATCCGGATGGTGCGTCACAAACGGGTGGTGCACGTTCTGGAGCGCAAGCACAAATGCCCCACCTGCAGCAAAAAGTTCAAGAAGCTGGTGCATGTGCGGAACCATCTGCGGACGCACACGGGGGAAAGGCCTTTCCAGTGCTCGGAGTGTGGCAAGACCTTCGTCTCCCAGGCGAACCTGGCCCGGCACCATGTGACGCACACCGGGGAGCGCCCGTACCAGTGCCAGGTCTGTGACAAGCGCTTCACTCAGTCCTCCAACCTCCGCCAGCACCGCCTCTTGCATGCAGCCCCCAATGGAGAGGGGCCCCAGTCGGCTCTGCACCGGATGTCGCACGCAGGCTGCTTGGCTTTCTCCTGCCCCGACTGTGACAAATGCTTCCCACGCCGCCACCTCCTGGAACTGCACCAGCTCAGCCACTCTGGGCAGGAGCCCCAGCGCTGCCCGGACTGTGGTGCTCTCTTTGTGTTGACTTCCAAATCGCAGGAGCACCGCTGCAGCCGGCGCCGGGAGCACTCAGCGGCACAGGCCTACCCGTGCCTGTCATGTGGCAAGTACATGGGGTCCCTGGCAAAGCTGGCCATGCACCAGTTAGTCCATTCAGGCCAGCGCCCTCATCTCTGCCCAATTTGCGGAAAGTCCTTTACAACCGCCAGCGGGCTGAGCCGACACCAGCAGCGCCATGCCGGCTTGCGGCCTCACAAGTGCCCTGTCTGTGCCAAGAGCTTCGTCGCGGCCTCCGGTCTGCAGCTGCATCAGCGCATCCACACAGGCGAGCGCCCTTTCCCTTGCCCGGACTGTGGCAAGGCTTTCCGGCAGGCCACCCATCTGCAGGAGCACAGGCGGCTGCACACGGGGGAACGCCCCTACCTCTGCCCAGACTGCGGCAAGGCCTTTGTGCAGTCTATGCACCTGGTCGACCATCGGCGCATCCACACTGGGGAGCGTCCCCACCCCTGTCCCGTGTGCCCCAAGACCTTTAAGACGCTTTCCAACTTGCGCAGTCACCGCAAGACCCACACGCAACTGGTGGtcaatcagggcatgctccagtcTGCAGGGTCCTTCACGGCAAATGCCCAGCCAACCTACGCTATCATGTGCACTGAATTCGGGGAGACCATTGCTATCATAGAGAGCGCCGAGCCACTCCCCTTGGGGGGAACCATAGAGATTTACGAGGCTACGCTGGAAGACAACATCCAGGTGAATGCCTTCGTATAG
- the LOC143837176 gene encoding zinc finger protein 574-like isoform X1: MSPCRHLIGIMEEDLASLFFQQQYMCSECGCLYNTLEEVLIHQEGHITEPQELPSATTTTTSVDAESQRGSRYQCLECGCVLFSPDELLAHQEVHPREVPSQPPPLSASTGQIRYQCNECNKLFPSTSLWLVHRQTHQKQEATGESRPSARASCQTVASSPPHLPALQPSPLDSPPPSQPELPIHPYECSECARLFPTPEELLEHQGEHFTEIEKESGEVSEATIQETGSPHASPAPGPKETPPAIPPALAFHCGECQQAFSTLEELRRHQQDHLSSNEEFLCGECQRGFTTAKRLLAHQRVHVDGTYECPNCNKIFKKAASLEQHMRIHKGEALYLCMDCGLGFSTEMTLIVHRKSHTANPLHRCHCGKTFSNMTKFLYHRRTHAGKSGVPPVRGVGDQVPSQPPEAPAVAESTVNGSCSSSPSAGIAAEAPSAGFLCPQCGKAFSTHIRMVRHKRVVHVLERKHKCPTCSKKFKKLVHVRNHLRTHTGERPFQCSECGKTFVSQANLARHHVTHTGERPYQCQVCDKRFTQSSNLRQHRLLHAAPNGEGPQSALHRMSHAGCLAFSCPDCDKCFPRRHLLELHQLSHSGQEPQRCPDCGALFVLTSKSQEHRCSRRREHSAAQAYPCLSCGKYMGSLAKLAMHQLVHSGQRPHLCPICGKSFTTASGLSRHQQRHAGLRPHKCPVCAKSFVAASGLQLHQRIHTGERPFPCPDCGKAFRQATHLQEHRRLHTGERPYLCPDCGKAFVQSMHLVDHRRIHTGERPHPCPVCPKTFKTLSNLRSHRKTHTQLVVNQGMLQSAGSFTANAQPTYAIMCTEFGETIAIIESAEPLPLGGTIEIYEATLEDNIQVNAFV; this comes from the exons atgagcccatgccggCACCTCATAG GCATTATGGAAGAAGATCTGGCTTCTCTGTTCTTCCAGCAACAATATATGTGCTCTGAGTGTGGGTGTCTCTACAACACTTTGGAAGAAGTGCTGATCCACCAGGAGGGACACATAACAGAGCCCCAAGAGCTCCCTtcggccaccaccaccaccacttcagTGGATGCTGAGTCCCAGCGGGGCAGCCGTTATCAGTGCCTGGAGTGTGGGTGTGTCCTCTTCTCACCTGACGAACTGTTAGCCCACCAGGAAGTTCACCCCCGGGAGGTTCCAAGCCAGCCCCCACCCCTGTCGGCTTCCACAGGACAGATCCGCTACCAGTGTAACGAGTGTAACAAGCTTTTCCCCTCCACAAGCCTGTGGCTGGTGCACAggcaaacacaccagaagcaaGAGGCCACGGGGGAGTCCCGGCCGTCAGCCCGGGCATCCTGCCAGACAGTTGCTTCCTCGCCTCCTCACCTACCTGCTCTACAACCCTCCCCTTTAGattccccacctccttcccaaCCTGAGCTGCCCATTCATCCCTACGAGTGCTCAGAGTGCGCCCGCCTCTTCCCGACTCCAGAGGAATTGCTAGAGCACCAAGGCGAGCATTTCACGGAGATCGAGAAAGAAAGCGGGGAGGTGTCCGAGGCTACAATCCAGGAAACTGGCAGTCCACATGCCTCCCCAGCGCCAGGCCCCAAAGAGACTCCGCCAGCCATTCCCCCTGCTCTGGCTTTCCACTGCGGCGAATGCCAGCAGGCCTTCAGTACGCTGGAAGAGCTGCGGCGGCACCAGCAGGATCACCTCAGCAGCAATGAGGAGTTCCTGTGTGGCGAGTGCCAGCGTGGCTTCACCACTGCGAAGCGGCTGTTAGCTCACCAGCGGGTCCACGTGGATGGCACTTACGAATGCCCCAACTGCAACAAGATCTTCAAAAAGGCTGCATCCCTGGAGCAGCACATGCGCATCCACAAAGGTGAGGCGCTCTACCTCTGCATGGACTGCGGACTTGGCTTCTCCACCGAGATGACCTTGATTGTGCACCGCAAGAGCCACACGGCTAACCCCTTGCACCGCTGCCACTGTGGCAAAACCTTCAGCAACATGACGAAGTTTCTGTACCACCGTCGCACCCATGCTGGGAAGAGCGGGGTCCCTCCTGTTCGCGGGGTGGGCGACCAGGTACCTAGCCAGCCTCCTGAGGCCCCAGCCGTGGCTGAGTCCACCGTGAACGGCTCTTGCTCCTCCTCTCCTAGCGCAGGGATCGCTGCAGAGGCACCCAGTGCTGGCTTCCTGTGCCCTCAGTGCGGAAAGGCCTTTTCCACCCACATCCGGATGGTGCGTCACAAACGGGTGGTGCACGTTCTGGAGCGCAAGCACAAATGCCCCACCTGCAGCAAAAAGTTCAAGAAGCTGGTGCATGTGCGGAACCATCTGCGGACGCACACGGGGGAAAGGCCTTTCCAGTGCTCGGAGTGTGGCAAGACCTTCGTCTCCCAGGCGAACCTGGCCCGGCACCATGTGACGCACACCGGGGAGCGCCCGTACCAGTGCCAGGTCTGTGACAAGCGCTTCACTCAGTCCTCCAACCTCCGCCAGCACCGCCTCTTGCATGCAGCCCCCAATGGAGAGGGGCCCCAGTCGGCTCTGCACCGGATGTCGCACGCAGGCTGCTTGGCTTTCTCCTGCCCCGACTGTGACAAATGCTTCCCACGCCGCCACCTCCTGGAACTGCACCAGCTCAGCCACTCTGGGCAGGAGCCCCAGCGCTGCCCGGACTGTGGTGCTCTCTTTGTGTTGACTTCCAAATCGCAGGAGCACCGCTGCAGCCGGCGCCGGGAGCACTCAGCGGCACAGGCCTACCCGTGCCTGTCATGTGGCAAGTACATGGGGTCCCTGGCAAAGCTGGCCATGCACCAGTTAGTCCATTCAGGCCAGCGCCCTCATCTCTGCCCAATTTGCGGAAAGTCCTTTACAACCGCCAGCGGGCTGAGCCGACACCAGCAGCGCCATGCCGGCTTGCGGCCTCACAAGTGCCCTGTCTGTGCCAAGAGCTTCGTCGCGGCCTCCGGTCTGCAGCTGCATCAGCGCATCCACACAGGCGAGCGCCCTTTCCCTTGCCCGGACTGTGGCAAGGCTTTCCGGCAGGCCACCCATCTGCAGGAGCACAGGCGGCTGCACACGGGGGAACGCCCCTACCTCTGCCCAGACTGCGGCAAGGCCTTTGTGCAGTCTATGCACCTGGTCGACCATCGGCGCATCCACACTGGGGAGCGTCCCCACCCCTGTCCCGTGTGCCCCAAGACCTTTAAGACGCTTTCCAACTTGCGCAGTCACCGCAAGACCCACACGCAACTGGTGGtcaatcagggcatgctccagtcTGCAGGGTCCTTCACGGCAAATGCCCAGCCAACCTACGCTATCATGTGCACTGAATTCGGGGAGACCATTGCTATCATAGAGAGCGCCGAGCCACTCCCCTTGGGGGGAACCATAGAGATTTACGAGGCTACGCTGGAAGACAACATCCAGGTGAATGCCTTCGTATAG
- the DEDD2 gene encoding DNA-binding death effector domain-containing protein 2 — MAEMRRSLFNHMWEEEECLEYYGMVSLHRMFEVIGSQLTENDIDVLSFLLDETQPWTHPLDPALWAVAVAEEGGAEVTSPVLENWKRRNQCGCKSSKTDGNLEIVSDRQRPKNGVALLLELERRGKCDETNFTQLLQLLRVLTRHDLLPYVTMKRQRTVSPERYTYGPSVTSSDQQMDNCLNTASAENQHDQWETGSNSSKRKRVSRGRAKAAPPRRRRGGKAVSAPKQEVQTPTKVTCDIRLRVRAEYCEHEPILRQNVMSNKQNRLERQFDVFGQSNTILKSRDLGSIICDIKFSELSYLDAFWSDYMNGSLLEALKGVFITDSLKEAVGQEAIRLLVNVDEDDYEEGRRLLLESVAPQAW; from the exons ATGGCTGAGATGAGGAGGTCACTCTTTAACCACATGTGGGAGGAAGAGGAATGCTTAGAGTACTATGGGATGGTTTCACTGCATCGCATGTTTGAGGTGATTGGTTCCCAGCTCACAGAGAATGATATAGATGTGCTCTCGTTTCTTTTGGATGAGACTCAGCCTTGGACCCACCCACTGGATCCTGCCCTTTGGGCTGTGGCAGTAGCAGAAGAAGGTGGTGCTGAAGTCACCTCACCTGTTCTAGAGAActggaagaggaggaatcagtGTGGGTGCAAGTCAAGCAAGACAGATGGCAATCTAGAGATTGTGTCAGATAGACAGCGGCCCAAGAATGGTGTTGCGCTTCTGCTGGAgctggaaaggagggggaaatgtgatGAAACCAACTTCACTCAGCTGCTGCAGCTCCTGAGAGTTCTGACAAGACATGATCTGCTGCCATATGTCACCATGAAAAGGCAGCGTACAG tttctcCTGAGAGGTATACCTATGGACCATCTGTCACGTCATCAGACCAACAGATGGACAACTGTCTCAACACAGCCTCTGCAGAAAATCAGCATGATCAGTGGGAGACAG GCTCCAACTCCAGCAAAAGGAAGCGAGTAAGCAGAGGCCGGGCAAAGGCTGCTCCTCCCCGTAGGCGTCGGGGGGGCAAAGCAGTTTCTGCTCCAAAGCAGGAAGTCCAAACTCCTACCAAAGTGACATGTG ACATCAGGCTCCGTGTTCGTGCAGAATACTGTGAGCATGAGCCCATCCTGCGTCAGAATGTGATGTCAAATAAGCAGAACCGGCTAGAGCGTCAGTTTGATGTCTTTGGGCAGTCCAACACCATCCTTAAATCACGCGACCTGGGCTCAATCATCTGTGACATCAAATTCTCAGAGTTGTCCTACCTGGATGCCTTCTGGAGTGATTATATGAATGGATCGCTGCTGGAGGCGCTGAAAGGGGTCTTCATCACAGACTCGCTCAAAGAAGCTGTGGGCCAGGAGGCTATCCGGTTGCTGGTGAACGTGGATGAGGATGATTACGAGGAAGGACGCCGTCTCTTGCTGGAAAGCGTGGCTCCCCAGGCCTGGTGA